One Faecalicatena sp. Marseille-Q4148 DNA window includes the following coding sequences:
- the tig gene encoding trigger factor, whose translation MSLQVEKLEKNMAKLTIEVSAEEFEKALQGAYNKQKKNISLPGFRKGKAPRAMVEKMYGAEIFFDDAANALIQREYAKAYDEAEIEIVSQPKIEVTQIEKGKSFIFTAEVAVKPEVTLGEYKGLKVDKTSTRVTAKEIEEKLTQEAEKNARIVEVTDRAVQDKDDVVLDFEGFVDGVAFEGGKGENYPLTIGSGAFIPGFEEQLIGAELEKETEVNVTFPEDYHAEELKGKPAVFKCTVHKISVKEVPELDDEFAAEISEFATLEELKADTKAKIKEQKAADGKRKREDQAVEKAVENAQMEIPEAMIDTEANQMANDFAQRIQQQGLTMDQYFQFTGVTAEQMIEELRPQALKRIQTRLVLEAIVAAENIEVSEEKFMEEIEKMAKAYGMEADKLLGFMGDREKEQMKADMAVQEAVTFVAENAVEE comes from the coding sequence ATGAGTTTACAGGTGGAAAAATTAGAAAAAAACATGGCAAAACTTACAATCGAAGTTTCAGCAGAAGAATTTGAGAAAGCACTTCAGGGTGCATATAACAAACAGAAGAAAAACATCAGCCTTCCGGGATTCCGTAAAGGAAAAGCTCCTCGCGCAATGGTAGAGAAAATGTACGGAGCAGAAATCTTCTTTGACGATGCAGCAAATGCTCTGATTCAGAGAGAGTATGCAAAAGCATATGATGAAGCAGAGATCGAGATCGTTTCTCAGCCGAAGATCGAAGTAACACAGATTGAAAAAGGAAAATCTTTCATCTTCACAGCAGAAGTAGCAGTGAAACCGGAAGTAACACTTGGAGAATATAAAGGACTGAAAGTAGATAAGACATCTACACGCGTAACAGCAAAAGAAATCGAAGAAAAATTAACTCAGGAAGCTGAAAAGAATGCAAGAATCGTTGAAGTAACAGATCGTGCAGTTCAGGATAAAGATGATGTTGTTCTTGATTTTGAAGGATTTGTTGACGGCGTTGCATTTGAAGGCGGAAAAGGCGAGAACTATCCACTGACAATCGGATCAGGAGCTTTCATTCCGGGATTCGAAGAACAGCTGATCGGAGCAGAGCTTGAGAAAGAGACAGAAGTAAATGTAACATTCCCGGAAGATTACCATGCAGAAGAATTAAAGGGCAAACCGGCTGTATTCAAATGTACAGTACATAAGATCAGCGTAAAAGAAGTTCCGGAATTAGATGATGAATTTGCAGCAGAGATTTCTGAATTTGCAACATTAGAGGAATTAAAAGCTGATACAAAAGCAAAGATCAAAGAGCAGAAAGCTGCTGACGGTAAGAGAAAGAGAGAAGACCAGGCAGTAGAAAAAGCAGTAGAGAATGCGCAGATGGAGATTCCAGAAGCAATGATCGATACAGAAGCGAATCAGATGGCAAATGATTTTGCACAGAGAATTCAGCAGCAGGGACTTACAATGGATCAGTACTTCCAGTTTACAGGTGTGACAGCAGAGCAGATGATAGAAGAACTGCGCCCACAGGCTCTTAAGAGAATCCAGACAAGACTTGTTCTTGAAGCAATCGTTGCAGCAGAGAACATTGAAGTGAGCGAAGAGAAGTTCATGGAAGAGATCGAGAAGATGGCAAAAGCTTACGGAATGGAAGCAGATAAGCTGTTAGGATTCATGGGAGACCGTGAGAAAGAGCAGATGAAAGCAGATATGGCTGTTCAGGAAGCGGTTACATTTGTTGCTGAGAATGCAGTAGAAGAGTAA
- a CDS encoding CYTH domain-containing protein yields the protein MEIERKYLIHTLPENLENYPHRIIEQGYLSTEPVVRIRRDNDEYILTYKSKGLMVREEYNLPLTKDSYMHLREKIDGRLIIKKRYLIPLANELTIELDIFGGDLAPLMLAEVEFPDETSANSFTPPKWFGEDVTFSGEYHNSRLSRI from the coding sequence ATGGAAATCGAACGCAAATATCTTATCCACACCCTGCCGGAGAATCTGGAAAACTATCCGCACCGTATAATCGAACAAGGGTACTTATCCACCGAACCGGTTGTCCGTATCCGCCGCGACAACGATGAATATATATTAACTTATAAGTCAAAAGGGCTTATGGTGCGGGAAGAATATAATCTTCCCCTTACAAAAGACTCCTACATGCATTTGCGTGAGAAAATCGACGGACGTCTCATTATAAAAAAACGTTATCTGATTCCTCTTGCAAATGAATTAACCATCGAACTTGACATATTCGGCGGCGATCTTGCGCCGCTTATGTTGGCAGAAGTGGAATTTCCGGACGAAACTTCCGCTAACAGCTTCACTCCGCCTAAATGGTTCGGAGAAGACGTAACATTTTCCGGCGAATACCATAACAGCCGGCTCAGCCGGATCTAA
- a CDS encoding extracellular solute-binding protein, which translates to MKKKSKVFLFSVCVFCGLAGCSNKETEENVVTVCTEESVKMHLDTIAKLWEKQNKGTRIEFLVLPPNTAENEIKLSELRTEIMSGEGPDIFILSGINPMASEKQNVLFPNPEKIMYTDTFLPLDEYIQDAKYMNLNNWNSTIMKAGQTEEGQVILPLYYEYGLYAYPGEMGEMIRDFPDNWNDLMNTENEMLQCDLWGTMAIQFRYAVGKIADYEQEKLLLSEDMLTEQLEKAFVFSEAGSKLTEEIQSAENMNKVLAGPNLQNTVPLLKGEKDKTHALWPVKNIDSGITANVTLYAAVNRNTEQPEEAFSFLDTLLSDEIMTGQGMKENDIVYGAGFLAEKDQFPVHENALEKKLEDINAQDANQIREMNKQIETVRFYSDIEKTLADSYMEAAHFKPENHMTMKDFAKKRYDLMKMQLQE; encoded by the coding sequence ATGAAGAAAAAAAGTAAAGTATTTTTATTTAGCGTATGCGTATTTTGTGGGTTAGCCGGATGCAGTAATAAAGAAACAGAAGAAAATGTAGTAACAGTTTGCACAGAAGAGAGTGTAAAAATGCATTTAGACACGATTGCAAAATTGTGGGAAAAACAAAATAAAGGAACAAGAATAGAATTTCTTGTTTTACCTCCAAATACTGCGGAAAATGAAATCAAGCTCTCTGAATTACGGACGGAAATTATGTCTGGTGAAGGTCCGGATATCTTTATTTTGTCCGGTATCAATCCAATGGCTTCTGAGAAACAGAATGTGCTATTTCCTAATCCGGAGAAAATCATGTACACAGATACATTTTTGCCATTGGACGAGTATATTCAGGATGCGAAATATATGAATTTGAATAACTGGAATTCTACAATTATGAAAGCAGGACAGACAGAGGAAGGACAAGTTATTTTACCGCTTTATTATGAATATGGGCTCTATGCATATCCGGGAGAGATGGGAGAAATGATCCGGGATTTTCCTGATAACTGGAATGATCTTATGAATACCGAAAATGAGATGCTGCAATGCGACTTATGGGGGACGATGGCAATACAGTTTCGATATGCTGTGGGAAAAATTGCTGATTATGAACAAGAAAAGCTTCTGCTGTCAGAGGATATGTTGACAGAACAACTTGAAAAAGCGTTTGTTTTTAGTGAAGCAGGTTCAAAACTTACAGAAGAAATCCAAAGTGCAGAAAATATGAATAAAGTTTTGGCAGGACCGAATTTGCAGAATACTGTTCCCCTTTTGAAGGGTGAGAAGGATAAAACGCATGCATTATGGCCGGTAAAAAATATCGACAGTGGAATTACCGCGAATGTAACGCTGTATGCTGCAGTGAATAGAAATACAGAACAACCAGAAGAAGCATTTTCATTTTTGGATACATTGTTGAGTGATGAAATTATGACAGGACAGGGCATGAAAGAAAATGACATTGTATATGGTGCGGGATTTCTGGCGGAAAAGGATCAATTCCCGGTGCATGAAAATGCTTTAGAAAAAAAACTGGAAGATATAAATGCTCAAGATGCGAACCAGATCAGAGAAATGAATAAACAAATTGAAACGGTAAGATTTTATTCTGATATTGAAAAAACATTGGCGGATTCGTATATGGAGGCTGCACATTTTAAACCGGAAAATCATATGACAATGAAAGATTTTGCGAAAAAGCGTTATGATCTGATGAAAATGCAATTGCAGGAATAG
- a CDS encoding carbohydrate ABC transporter permease: protein MKKTSLHILHTLFASLLVMICIVPFLLIFVRSFWQLGSGISFQSYYDVFLGTSQYLIRFWRSLGICFCIVAGQVAVSVLAGFGFAKYEFAGKQAMFFFLMILMVLPLQVTLIPNYIILDRLDLLGTDKALIFPMIFVPLGTFIMTQSFKAVSNEVIDAAKLDGCSLIQVIVCVAAPIVKGSIVCVGLLSFLDAWNMVEQPIAYLKDFQKYPLSVALAYASAETLTQQLTGCILVFLPPLFFFSCFNKELVEGIVPGEAK from the coding sequence ATGAAAAAAACATCTCTTCACATACTACATACGCTGTTTGCTTCACTTCTTGTAATGATTTGTATTGTGCCGTTTTTATTAATTTTTGTCAGAAGCTTCTGGCAGCTGGGAAGTGGAATCTCTTTTCAGTCATATTATGATGTGTTTCTCGGAACGTCTCAGTATTTGATCCGTTTTTGGAGAAGTCTCGGTATTTGTTTCTGTATTGTGGCAGGGCAGGTAGCAGTATCTGTACTGGCAGGATTTGGTTTCGCAAAATATGAATTTGCCGGAAAACAGGCGATGTTTTTCTTTTTGATGATTTTGATGGTACTTCCTCTTCAGGTAACACTGATTCCAAATTATATTATTCTTGACAGATTGGACCTTCTTGGAACAGATAAGGCGCTGATCTTTCCCATGATTTTTGTGCCGCTCGGAACTTTTATTATGACACAGAGTTTTAAAGCAGTATCTAATGAAGTGATCGATGCGGCAAAGCTGGATGGATGTTCGCTGATTCAGGTCATTGTTTGTGTAGCAGCGCCAATCGTCAAAGGAAGTATTGTATGTGTCGGACTGTTATCGTTTCTGGATGCGTGGAATATGGTGGAGCAGCCGATTGCATATTTAAAAGACTTTCAGAAATATCCGCTTTCAGTTGCACTTGCATATGCATCGGCAGAAACGCTTACACAGCAGCTCACAGGATGTATTCTTGTATTCCTGCCGCCACTCTTTTTCTTTTCTTGCTTTAATAAGGAACTGGTAGAGGGGATTGTACCGGGGGAGGCGAAGTAA
- a CDS encoding sugar ABC transporter permease, which translates to MKYNRNNAVKGYLLVSPLLLGCLVFYAVPFCMMLCYSVKSSAGRSATFVGLENYREMLQNEMFLLACRNTLKFLMIGLPLILLLSYVIALMLKKYVGRYKVLKSVLMFPYIMPIVGTVFLVEMLFAENGSVNRFLALTGGGREKWLETSWALGVAVILYLWKNIGYSIILLLSGLITISENQYLSAEIDGAGSFQKFRYITTPQMWHSVFFALLFSMINAFKCFREIFLIGGKHPNPDIYMLQHFINNSFENFNYNKLSVASVLMFAVITIVVGIFYSWIRRREV; encoded by the coding sequence ATGAAATACAATCGTAATAATGCAGTAAAGGGTTATCTTCTTGTGTCGCCGTTACTACTGGGTTGCCTTGTGTTTTATGCAGTCCCTTTTTGCATGATGCTCTGCTATTCGGTAAAGAGCAGTGCGGGGAGAAGCGCAACCTTTGTCGGACTGGAAAATTATCGGGAAATGCTGCAAAATGAAATGTTTCTGCTGGCATGCCGGAACACGTTGAAGTTTCTCATGATTGGACTTCCGCTGATTCTTCTTCTGTCTTATGTAATTGCGCTGATGCTGAAGAAATACGTAGGACGTTATAAAGTGCTGAAGTCAGTTTTAATGTTTCCGTATATTATGCCAATTGTCGGAACAGTGTTTCTCGTAGAGATGCTATTCGCGGAAAATGGAAGCGTCAACAGATTTCTGGCTTTGACTGGAGGAGGGCGTGAGAAGTGGCTGGAGACTTCCTGGGCGCTTGGTGTTGCAGTTATTTTATATCTCTGGAAAAATATTGGTTACAGTATAATCCTGTTGCTGTCGGGGCTTATCACGATTTCAGAAAATCAGTATTTGTCGGCGGAAATAGATGGGGCGGGAAGTTTTCAGAAGTTTCGTTATATTACAACGCCTCAGATGTGGCATTCTGTATTTTTTGCGCTGTTGTTTTCAATGATCAATGCTTTTAAATGTTTTCGGGAAATCTTTCTGATTGGCGGCAAACATCCAAATCCAGACATTTATATGCTGCAGCATTTTATAAATAACAGTTTTGAAAATTTTAATTACAACAAATTGTCAGTTGCATCGGTTCTTATGTTTGCGGTGATAACAATTGTTGTCGGTATTTTTTATAGTTGGATCAGGAGAAGGGAGGTCTAG
- a CDS encoding M56 family metallopeptidase, whose amino-acid sequence MIISGINISTYSFISAMIIFSLSVIIVLIFAKKTSFIAAYGIHFILFSIVLSIIRLLIPLDIYWAKIIDLDYILHPLEKILLFFHTDLEEMKPVFLILWGSGSLLFFLYVSWTFVMDIYTLKKLKKIKPEKTLSFIEESEFDKIDIVISPQISVPKVWGICKPHIYLPDLELDESEWRLIINHEIQHIRNHDTLIKMIILVITMIFWWNPIMLLLWKKMDHFLEMRCDTMLLKSASKNEKVSYLNMIIKVLRQTNDHRGELVSIVVFYNLTAALFAGRR is encoded by the coding sequence ATGATTATTTCCGGAATTAATATAAGTACATATTCTTTTATAAGTGCAATGATTATTTTTTCACTTTCAGTAATAATCGTATTGATATTTGCTAAAAAAACATCTTTTATTGCGGCGTATGGTATTCATTTTATTCTGTTTTCTATAGTTTTATCAATAATACGACTTCTGATTCCGTTAGATATATACTGGGCAAAAATAATTGATTTGGATTATATTTTGCATCCGCTTGAAAAAATACTACTGTTTTTTCATACGGATTTAGAAGAGATGAAACCTGTTTTTCTGATTCTCTGGGGGAGCGGAAGCTTGCTTTTTTTCCTATATGTAAGTTGGACATTTGTTATGGACATTTACACTTTAAAAAAGCTGAAAAAAATCAAACCTGAAAAGACATTGTCATTTATAGAGGAATCTGAATTCGACAAAATTGATATAGTCATATCACCACAAATAAGTGTTCCAAAAGTATGGGGAATATGTAAACCACATATATATCTGCCAGATCTTGAGCTGGATGAATCAGAGTGGCGTTTGATAATTAACCATGAAATTCAACATATTCGTAATCATGATACATTAATTAAAATGATCATACTTGTGATTACAATGATATTCTGGTGGAATCCGATTATGCTGTTGCTTTGGAAAAAAATGGATCATTTTTTAGAAATGCGGTGTGATACCATGTTGCTTAAAAGTGCATCTAAAAACGAAAAAGTTTCATATTTGAATATGATTATAAAAGTTTTGCGTCAAACAAATGATCACAGAGGAGAATTGGTTTCTATCGTCGTATTTTATAATCTTACAGCCGCGCTATTTGCCGGAAGAAGATGA
- a CDS encoding BlaI/MecI/CopY family transcriptional regulator produces the protein MDLTKSELNILEILLSEEKPLSKSDILACASKNRPWKDSTIHIIINGLLEKGAIEEVGFVRTGKTYGRTFAPTKEGREYFSALFLEMARHVNVNYVFSKLITENAFSKEELDDLEKLIERYK, from the coding sequence ATGGATTTAACAAAAAGTGAATTAAATATATTGGAAATTCTTTTGAGTGAAGAAAAACCACTTTCTAAAAGTGATATTCTTGCTTGTGCTTCAAAAAATAGACCATGGAAAGATAGTACAATTCATATTATAATTAATGGTTTGCTGGAAAAAGGCGCTATAGAAGAAGTTGGATTTGTCAGAACCGGGAAAACATATGGAAGGACTTTTGCGCCAACAAAGGAAGGAAGAGAGTATTTTTCCGCTCTTTTTTTAGAAATGGCAAGGCATGTAAATGTAAATTATGTTTTTTCAAAGCTCATTACAGAAAATGCATTTTCAAAAGAGGAATTAGATGATTTGGAAAAACTTATAGAGAGGTATAAGTAA